One region of Mycolicibacterium lutetiense genomic DNA includes:
- the hpt gene encoding hypoxanthine phosphoribosyltransferase, with protein sequence MPVDSAELYAGDIKSVLLSEEQIRTRTVELAEMIAEQYRDDLGNDDLLLVTVLKGAVMFVTDLARTIPLPTQLEFMAVSSYGSSTSSSGVVRILKDLDRDINDRDVLIVEDIIDSGLTLSWLLRNLAARHPRSLRVCTLLRKPEAVRAELDVAYVGFDIPNEFVVGYGLDFAERYRDLPYIGTLEPKVYEAP encoded by the coding sequence GTGCCTGTCGACTCTGCCGAGCTCTATGCGGGAGACATCAAATCGGTGCTGTTGTCCGAGGAGCAGATCCGGACCCGCACCGTCGAACTCGCCGAGATGATTGCCGAGCAGTACCGAGACGATCTGGGCAACGACGACCTGCTGTTGGTCACCGTGCTCAAGGGCGCGGTCATGTTCGTCACCGACTTGGCCCGGACCATCCCACTGCCCACGCAGCTGGAGTTCATGGCGGTCAGCTCGTACGGCTCGTCCACCTCGTCCTCGGGCGTGGTGCGCATCCTCAAAGACCTCGACCGCGACATCAACGACCGTGACGTGCTGATCGTCGAGGACATCATCGACTCGGGTCTGACCCTGTCCTGGTTGCTGCGCAACCTGGCCGCTCGTCATCCACGCTCACTGCGAGTGTGCACTCTGCTGCGCAAGCCCGAGGCCGTCAGGGCCGAACTCGATGTCGCCTATGTGGGGTTCGACATCCCCAACGAGTTCGTCGTCGGCTATGGCCTGGACTTCGCCGAGCGCTACCGCGACCTGCCCTACATCGGCACCCTCGAACCGAAGGTGTACGAGGCGCCCTGA
- a CDS encoding SIMPL domain-containing protein — translation MPIAANTKLRILGVAAAGLIAVSVSACDATSGPGAGSPADARQVTVVGSGQVQGVPDTLTADVAMEFTAPDVSGALNQSSQRQQTVIDALVGSGIDRKDISTTQVSVQPQFTESTISGYRASNAVKVKIRDTAKASQTLALIASTGGDATRINSVNYSIEDDSDLVRDARARAFDDAKNRAEQYAGLSGLHLGKVISISEQSGGSTPPTPTPMPRAAMADVPLEPGQQTVDFSVTVIWELS, via the coding sequence ATGCCGATCGCTGCGAATACGAAGTTACGGATACTCGGCGTTGCCGCGGCGGGACTGATCGCTGTCAGCGTCAGCGCGTGCGATGCGACCTCGGGACCCGGCGCCGGCTCGCCGGCCGATGCCCGACAGGTGACCGTCGTCGGATCCGGCCAGGTGCAGGGCGTACCGGACACCCTGACCGCCGATGTGGCCATGGAGTTCACCGCCCCGGATGTGTCCGGCGCCCTCAACCAGTCCAGCCAACGGCAGCAGACCGTGATCGATGCGCTGGTCGGATCGGGCATCGACCGCAAGGACATCAGCACCACCCAAGTCAGCGTGCAACCGCAGTTCACCGAAAGCACGATCTCGGGTTACCGCGCCAGCAATGCGGTCAAGGTCAAGATCCGCGACACCGCCAAGGCCTCGCAGACACTCGCGTTGATCGCAAGCACCGGCGGGGACGCCACCCGCATCAACTCGGTCAACTATTCGATCGAGGACGACTCAGACCTGGTGCGCGACGCCCGCGCTCGCGCATTCGACGACGCCAAGAACCGCGCCGAGCAGTACGCCGGATTGTCCGGACTGCACCTGGGCAAGGTGATCTCGATATCGGAACAGTCCGGTGGCTCGACCCCACCCACGCCCACCCCGATGCCGCGGGCGGCGATGGCGGACGTTCCCCTGGAACCCGGTCAGCAGACGGTGGACTTCTCGGTGACGGTGATCTGGGAGCTCAGCTAG
- a CDS encoding zinc-binding dehydrogenase: protein MRAAVLRDRRMVVRDDLPEPVPGPGQVLVEVKACGICGSDLHFATHGADMLAASADLEGIPDMDIDLAHDVYMGHEFSAEILDAGPGTETHPAGTLVTSVPALISQTGVDMIVYSNTTVGGYAEKMLLSAPLLLPVPNGLSAAHAALTEPMAVGLHAVNASRIEPGEAALVVGCGPVGIVIIAALKLRGVKTIVASDFSPARRGLAATMGAHVTLDPAADSPFHQCQPAVVFEAVGAPGIIDDMLRRAPAGVRLVVAGVCMQPDTVHPFYAIAKQINIQFVFGYDPTEFANSLRAIAEGEIDVAPMITGTVDLDGVSTAFDELASPDRHCKVLVTP, encoded by the coding sequence ATGCGCGCCGCGGTCCTACGCGACAGACGGATGGTCGTCCGCGATGACCTGCCCGAACCGGTACCCGGCCCCGGGCAGGTGCTCGTCGAGGTGAAGGCCTGCGGAATCTGTGGCTCCGACCTGCATTTCGCCACCCACGGCGCCGACATGCTGGCCGCGAGTGCCGACCTCGAAGGCATACCCGACATGGACATCGACCTGGCCCACGATGTCTACATGGGCCATGAGTTCAGCGCCGAGATCCTCGACGCCGGACCCGGCACCGAAACCCATCCGGCCGGAACCCTGGTCACCTCCGTCCCTGCGCTGATCTCGCAGACCGGTGTCGACATGATCGTGTACAGCAACACCACCGTCGGCGGCTACGCCGAGAAGATGCTGCTGTCGGCGCCGCTACTGCTGCCGGTACCCAACGGCCTGAGCGCCGCACACGCCGCGCTCACCGAACCGATGGCCGTCGGCCTGCATGCGGTCAACGCGTCGCGCATCGAGCCCGGCGAGGCGGCGCTCGTCGTCGGCTGCGGCCCCGTCGGCATCGTCATCATCGCCGCTCTGAAACTCCGGGGCGTGAAAACCATTGTGGCGTCGGACTTCTCCCCCGCCCGACGCGGACTCGCCGCCACCATGGGCGCCCACGTCACGCTGGACCCGGCCGCGGATTCACCATTCCATCAGTGCCAGCCCGCGGTGGTGTTCGAGGCGGTGGGCGCCCCCGGAATCATCGACGACATGCTGCGCCGCGCACCAGCGGGCGTCCGACTGGTGGTCGCCGGGGTCTGCATGCAACCCGACACCGTCCACCCGTTCTACGCGATCGCCAAACAGATCAACATCCAGTTCGTCTTCGGCTACGACCCCACCGAGTTCGCGAACTCGCTGCGCGCCATCGCCGAGGGTGAGATCGACGTCGCCCCGATGATCACCGGGACCGTGGACCTCGACGGCGTGAGCACCGCGTTCGACGAACTCGCCTCCCCCGACCGGCACTGCAAAGTCCTGGTGACGCCGTAA
- a CDS encoding LLM class flavin-dependent oxidoreductase, with product MSPLNFGVFITPFHPVGQSPTTALQYDMDRVEALDRLGYDEAWFGEHHSGGYELIACPEVFIAAAAERTRHIRLGTGVVSLPYHHPLMVADRWVLLDHLTRGRVMFGTGPGALPSDAYMMGIDPVDQRPMMQESLEAILALFRAAPDERINRKTDWFTLRDAALHIRPYTWPYPEISTAAMVSPSGPRLAGALGTSLLSLSMSVPGGYAALETTWDTVRAQAAKSDRPEPDRKDWRVLGVIHLAYTREQAIEDCTYGLQDFANYFGAAGFVPLSEKTEDTGSAYEFVENYASKGNCCIGTTEDAIAYIQDLLDRSGGFGTFLLLGHDWAPPAATFHSYELFAREVIPHFKGQLTAARASHEWAKGMRDQLLGRAGQAIVNAITEAVAEDTTEEKA from the coding sequence GTGAGTCCGTTGAACTTCGGTGTGTTCATCACGCCGTTTCACCCGGTCGGCCAATCCCCTACCACCGCACTGCAATACGACATGGACCGGGTGGAGGCGCTGGACCGGCTCGGTTACGACGAGGCCTGGTTCGGAGAACATCATTCCGGCGGTTACGAGCTCATCGCCTGCCCCGAAGTGTTCATCGCCGCCGCGGCCGAGCGGACCAGACACATCCGGCTGGGCACCGGCGTCGTCTCGCTGCCGTATCACCACCCGCTCATGGTGGCCGACCGTTGGGTGTTGCTCGACCATCTCACCCGGGGCCGGGTGATGTTCGGAACCGGACCGGGTGCGCTGCCGTCGGATGCCTACATGATGGGCATCGACCCGGTGGACCAACGACCGATGATGCAGGAGTCCCTCGAGGCGATCCTGGCGTTGTTCCGGGCCGCGCCCGACGAGCGGATCAACCGCAAGACCGACTGGTTCACCTTGCGCGACGCTGCGCTGCACATCCGCCCCTACACCTGGCCCTACCCGGAAATCTCTACCGCAGCAATGGTTTCCCCGTCGGGACCGCGACTGGCCGGGGCGTTGGGCACGTCGCTGCTGTCGCTGTCGATGTCGGTGCCGGGGGGATACGCTGCCCTGGAAACCACCTGGGATACCGTGCGCGCGCAGGCCGCCAAATCCGACCGTCCCGAACCGGACCGGAAGGACTGGCGCGTACTGGGCGTCATCCACCTGGCCTATACCCGCGAGCAGGCCATCGAGGATTGCACCTACGGCCTTCAGGACTTCGCCAACTACTTCGGCGCGGCAGGCTTCGTGCCGCTGTCGGAGAAGACCGAGGACACCGGGTCGGCGTATGAGTTCGTGGAAAACTATGCGTCCAAAGGCAATTGCTGCATCGGCACCACCGAGGACGCGATCGCCTACATCCAGGATCTGCTGGACCGCTCCGGCGGGTTCGGCACCTTCCTGCTCCTCGGCCACGACTGGGCTCCACCGGCAGCCACCTTCCATTCCTACGAACTGTTCGCCCGTGAGGTGATCCCGCACTTCAAGGGCCAACTCACGGCCGCGCGGGCCTCCCACGAGTGGGCCAAGGGCATGCGGGATCAACTACTGGGGCGCGCCGGACAGGCGATCGTCAATGCCATCACCGAAGCCGTCGCCGAGGACACCACCGAGGAGAAGGCGTGA